One stretch of Punica granatum isolate Tunisia-2019 chromosome 5, ASM765513v2, whole genome shotgun sequence DNA includes these proteins:
- the LOC116207666 gene encoding copper-transporting ATPase RAN1, whose protein sequence is MAPGFRDLQLTRVSGGDGKIVAGGDAGDLEDVRLLDSYEDNNSDRLEEKGMKRIQVRVTGMTCAACSNSVEGALRSLGGVVRASVALLQNKADVVFDPDRVKDEDIKVAIEDAGFEAEILTEPNSSKAKNNGTLVGQFTIGGMTCAACVNSVEGILRSLPGVKRAVVALATSLGEVEYDPSLISKDDIVNAIEDAGFEASFVQSSGQDKIILGVAGVFTEIDVHILEGLVSKLKGVRQFRFDRTSRELEILFDPEVVKSRSLVDGIEGGSDGKFKLTVANPYTRMTSKDVAEAANMFRLFTSSLFLSIPVFLIRVCPRIPLVYSLLLWRCGPFLMGDWLKWALVSVVQFVIGKRFYVAAGRALRNGSTNMDVLVALGTSASYFYSVCALLYGAFTGFWSPTYFETSSMLITFVLLGKYLESLAKGKTSDAIKKLVELAPATALLLIKDKGGKCIEEREIDALLIQPGDTLKVLPGTKVPADGVVVWGSSYINESMVTGESVPVLKEVNSSVIGGTINQHGVLHINATRVGSDAVLSQIISLVETAQMSKAPIQKLADFIASIFVPTVVALALLTLLCWYIAGALGAYPADWLPKDGNYFVFSLMFSISVVVISCPCALGLATPTAVMVATGVGANNGVLIKGGDALERAQKVKYVIFDKTGTLTQGKATVTDAKAFNGMDRGGFLKLVASAEASSEHPLAKAILEYARHFHFFDESSMNEDSINQREPNSWWLLEALDFCALPGRGIQCSIDGKQVLVGNRKLLTESGIEIPSHAESYVVELEEGAKTGILVACGSELIGVLGVADPLKREAAVVIEGLVKMGVKPVMVTGDNWRTAQAVAKELGIQDVRAEVMPAGKAEAIKSFQKDGSIVAMVGDGINDSPALAAADVGMAIGAGTDIAIEAADYVLMRNNLEDVITAIDLSRKTFARIRWNYVFAMAYNVVAIPVAAGVFFPWLRLMLPPWVAGACMASSSVSVVCSSLLLRRYKKPRLTTILEITIE, encoded by the exons ATGGCGCCGGGCTTCCGAGACCTCCAGCTCACCCGAGTCTCCGGCGGGGATGGGAAGATCGTCGCCGGCGGCGATGCCGGCGACCTCGAGGACGTTCGCCTCCTCGACTCCTACGAGGACAACAATTCGGATAGGTTGGAAGAGAAGGGGATGAAGCGGATTCAGGTTCGAGTTACCGGGATGACCTGCGCCGCCTGCTCCAATTCCGTCGAAGGCGCTCTCAGGAGCTTGGGTGGGGTTGTCAGGGCCTCCGTCGCCTTGCTGCAGAACAAGGCCGATGTCGTCTTTGATCCTGATCGGGTCAAG GACGAGGACATTAAAGTCGCTATTGAAGACGCTGGATTTGAGGCTGAGATTCTTACCGAACCGAATAGTTCCAAGGCGAAGAATAATGGAACCCTTGTGGGGCAATTTACCATTGGAGGAATGACCTGCGCAGCATGCGTGAACTCGGTAGAAGGTATTTTAAGGAGTCTTCCCGGTGTGAAGAGGGCAGTAGTTGCATTAGCGACCTCGTTAGGTGAAGTGGAGTATGATCCCTCCCTAATTAGTAAGGATGATATTGTTAATGCTATTGAAGATGCTGGATTCGAAGCTTCCTTTGTACAAAGCAGCGGGCAGGACAAAATTATACTCGGCGTTGCTGGGGTGTTTACCGAGATAGATGTGCATATTCTAGAAGGCTTAGTTAGCAAACTTAAGGGGGTCAGACAATTTCGTTTTGATCGGACCTCGAGGGAACTAGAAATTCTCTTTGATCCTGAAGTTGTAAAGTCAAGGTCCTTGGTCGATGGAATCGAAGGAGGGAGTGatggaaaatttaaattaactGTTGCAAACCCCTACACAAGGATGACTTCTAAAGATGTTGCCGAGGCGGCAAACATGTTTCGACTTTTCACCTCCAGTCTATTCCTAAGT ATTCCTGTCTTTCTCATTCGCGTTTGCCCTCGGATACCTTTAGTTTATTCCCTGCTGCTTTGGCGATGTGGTCCCTTTCTGATGGGTGATTGGTTAAAGTGGGCCCTGGTGAGTGTCGTTCAGTTTGTGATTGGCAAGCGCTTCTACGTTGCTGCTGGAAGAGCTCTTCGAAACGGTTCAACCAATATGGATGTTTTGGTTGCATTGGGAACTTCTGCATCTTACTTCTATTCTGTCTGTGCACTTCTATATGGTGCGTTCACTGGGTTTTGGTCCCCCACATACTTTGAAACGAGTTCCATGCTGATAACATTCGTATTGTTGGGGAAGTACTTGGAATCTCTGGCGAAAGGAAAAACATCGGATGCCATCAAAAAGCTTGTAGAGCTTGCACCTGCAACGGCATTGTTGCTCATCAAGGACAAAG GTGGAAAGTGTATCGAAGAGAGGGAAATAGATGCTTTGCTAATCCAGCCTGGTGACACATTGAAAGTGCTTCCTGGAACAAAGGTGCCTGCTGATGGAGTGGTTGTATGGGGATCGAGTTATATAAATGAGAGTATGGTTACTGGTGAATCTGTCCCTGTACTCAAGGAGGTTAATTCATCAGTCATTGGAGGTACAATTAATCAGCATGGCGTTTTGCATATAAATGCTACCAGGGTGGGATCTGATGCAGTCCTAAGCCAGATAATTAGTTTGGTTGAAACAGCCCAAATGTCTAAAGCGCCTATACAGAAGCTTGCCGATTTC ATTGCTAGTATTTTCGTTCCCACTGTTGTTGCTCTGGCATTGTTGACGTTACTCTGCTG GTATATAGCTGGAGCTTTGGGAGCTTACCCTGCAGATTGGCTACCGAAAGATGGCAACTACTTCGTCTTTTCCCTCATGTTCTCAATATCAGTGGTTGTCATTTCTTGTCCCTGTGCACTGGGATTGGCAACGCCTACAGCTGTCATGGTGGCAACTGGAGTAGGTGCCAACAATGGCGTGTTGATAAAAGGGGGGGATGCTTTGGAGAGAGCTCAGAAGGTTAAGTACGTGATATTCGATAAAACAGGCACACTGACCCAGGGAAAAGCCACTGTTACAGATGCAAAAGCTTTCAATGGAATGGATCGTGGAGGATTTCTAAAATTGGTTGCTTCTGCAGAG GCTAGCAGCGAACACCCACTGGCAAAAGCAATCCTGGAGTACGCACGACATTTCCATTTCTTTGATGAGTCTTCCATGAATGAGGATTCCATAAACCAAAGGGAGCCAAATTCTTGGTGGCTCCTTGAGGCCTTGGATTTTTGTGCTCTTCCTGGAAGAGGCATCCAGTGCTCCATTGATGGGAAGCAAGTGTTG GTAGGTAATCGGAAGCTTCTGACTGAGAGTGGGATTGAAATACCATCTCATGCAGAGAGTTACGTTGTAGAACTCGAGGAGGGCGCTAAAACAGGCATACTAGTTGCATGTGGCAGTGAACTGATTGGCGTCTTGGGAGTTGCTGACCCCCTCAAAAGGGAGGCAGCTGTTGTGATTGAGGGCCTTGTCAAGATGGGCGTGAAGCCAGTTATGGTTACAGGGGATAACTGGAGGACAGCTCAGGCTGTTGCCAAAGAG TTGGGGATTCAAGATGTGAGGGCAGAGGTAATGCCAGCAGGAAAAGCCGAGGCCATCAAATCGTTCCAAAAGGACGGGAGCATAGTCGCAATGGTGGGCGACGGGATCAACGACTCTCCTGCCCTGGCAGCAGCAGATGTGGGGATGGCAATTGGTGCGGGCACGGATATCGCCATAGAAGCAGCGGACTACGTGCTGATGAGGAACAACTTGGAAGATGTGATCACGGCCATTGATCTCTCAAGGAAGACCTTCGCAAGGATACGGTGGAATTACGTATTTGCCATGGCGTACAACGTGGTTGCG